The Mytilus trossulus isolate FHL-02 chromosome 3, PNRI_Mtr1.1.1.hap1, whole genome shotgun sequence genome contains a region encoding:
- the LOC134709690 gene encoding uncharacterized protein LOC134709690 → MPSFYEKVVSVIEKPESLRTDFECQELIAWFRNKSSLFKTLKSDIVKDVIRHCIFMRTNEDNVIIRQGDSGDRLYVILKGRVSIYVVQDKENDQEIRQHVEKVLAKAKLDKLLDRTQLGQHVWTSNEGQAFGEVALIKEDCVRTASVVTDEDTDLMVVDRALYNRSVRDVLEREFHEKTEFVENNPLFKQWLPKMKKSMTIALQKETMHYGSPVVRQGQPVENIFFMLRGEAEVIADQASHKTQYPEIWGELQRILPDLLPKDNGINYTPYETLQRRRTSHRPYQMCLLGANEVVGAVEVIVGLKTHLETTTVTRESDVLVLSTNNYNRLFNRKSSAKSVDMLKEMLCQRYFMYIHRSNLSVIDATFLKYLTIKMLDTESIKLLKTRHNRKNEFTEHDFYEAYRIFKKMEKENDSIISLMKILDINFLFFDTTLPELETSKKVLTDLEYRMTQWRERSKGEERPGTSTSKHIINGKQRRKSCSDVSHRKRGTSSASSKKSGTSRHKTTHS, encoded by the exons ATGCCATCGTTTTATGAAAAAGTTGTTTCTGTTATCGAGAAACCAGAAAGTTTAAGAACAGACTTTGAGTGCCAAGAACTTATAGCATGGTTTCGGAATAAATCCAGcttgtttaaaactttaaaatcag atatcgTGAAGGATGTAATTCGTCACTGTATCTTTATGCGAACAAATGAGGACAATGTTATCATCAGACAGGGTGACAGTGGTGACAG gctttatgttattttaaaaggCAGGGTTTCAATCTACGTTGTTCAAGACAAAGAAAATGATCAGGAAATACGTCAGCATGTGGAAAAAGTTCTCGCAAAAGCGAAACTTGATAAGCTACTTGATAGAACACAACTTGGACAACATGTATGGACCTCAA ATGAGGGTCAGGCATTTGGAGAAGTTGCTCTGATTAAGGAGGATTGTGTGAGAACTGCCAGTGTGGTGACAGATGAAGACACAGATTTAATGGTGGTCGACAGGGCATTGTATAATAGATCTGTGAGGGATGTCCTTGAGAGGGAATTCCATGAAAAGACAGAATTTGTAGAGAATAATCCCCTATTTAAACAATGGCTgccaaaaatgaagaaatcaATGACAATAGCTTTACAAAAGGAAACAATGCATTATGGAAGTCCTGTTGTACGACAGGGTCAGCCAGTCgagaacatattttttatgctcag aggCGAAGCAGAGGTGATAGCAGATCAAGCTTCACATAAGACACAATATCCTGAAATCTGGGGAGAACTTCAACGAATATTACCAGATCTTCTTCCAAA AGATAATGGTATTAACTACACACCTTACGAAACCCTACAAAGACGACGCACATCTCATCGGCCTTATCAGATGTGTCTTCTAGGAGCAAATGAAGTGGTCG GTGCTGTTGAAGTTATTGTTGGACTCAAGACTCACTTAGAAACAACAACTGTTACAAGGGAATCTGATGTATTGGTACTGAGCACCAACAATTATAACAGACTCTTCAACCGGAAATCGTCTGCTAAATCAGTTGACATGCTGAAGGAAATGCTTTGTCAGAGATACTTTATGTATATACATCGTTCAAACCTGTCTGTGATAGACGCTACTTTCctgaaatatttaacaataaagaTGTTGGACACTGAATCTATAAAATTGCTGAAGACTCGACATAATAGAAAGAACGAATTTACGGAACATGATTTTTACGAAGCTTacagaattttcaaaaaaatggaaaaagaaaatgacagcATTATCAGTTTAATGAAAATACttgatattaattttcttttctttgataCGACATTGCCCGAATTGGAGACAAGTAAAAAAGTGCTGACTGATTTAGAATACAGAATGACACAATGGAGAGAAAGGAGTAAAGGAGAGGAAAGACCGGGCACTTCAACTTCTAAACATATCATAAACGGAAAACAAAGAAGAAAATCATGTTCTGAT gTTTCACACAGAAAAAGAGGCACTTCTTCTGCAAGCAGTAAAAAATCAGGGACCTCAAGACACAAAACGACACATTCATGA